The Populus nigra chromosome 19, ddPopNigr1.1, whole genome shotgun sequence genome includes a window with the following:
- the LOC133679527 gene encoding ABSCISIC ACID-INSENSITIVE 5-like protein 2 yields MGVQTMASQRNGQQSHLQPYQLTRQNSWYNLTLNEVENQLGNLGKSLCSMNLDELLKNVWSTEANQSVGMDSESTSMSSLQHQASLTLARALSGKTVDQVWKEIQQGQKKRFGEEMKVQEREQTLGEMTLEDFLVQAGLFAKATISPSLDLATVDAVTPQSFSQKMILSSSPSTGTLSDTTTSGRKRDTPDAFEKSIERKLKRKIKNRESAARSRARKQAYHNELVSKISHLGEENMKLKKEKEFEKKFPIEPSAEQKYQLRRTSSTSF; encoded by the exons ATGGGTGTTCAAACAATGGCATCTCAAAGAAATGGCCAGCAGTCTCATCTACAGCCGTATCAGTTGACGAGGCAAAACTCGTGGTATAACCTCACTCTCAATGAAGTTGAAAACCAATTAGGAAATTTAGGGAAGTCCTTGTGTAGCATGAACCTCGACGAGCTTCTTAAAAATGTATGGAGCACTGAAGCTAATCAATCCGTGGGAATGGATAGTGAAAGTACCTCAATGTCTTCTCTCCAACATCAGGCTAGTCTCACATTGGCCAGGGCATTGAGTGGGAAGACAGTGGATCAAGTCTGGAAAGAGATTCAACAAGGGCAGAAGAAGAGGTTTGGTGAGGAGATGAAAGTTCAGGAAAGAGAGCAGACTCTTGGTGAAATGACTTTGGAGGATTTCTTGGTACAAGCAGGACTTTTTGCCAAAGCAACTATAAGCCCTTCCTTGGATTTAGCTACTGTTGATGCAGTGACCCCACAAAGTTTTTCACAAAAAATGATCCTTTCCTCATCCCCGTCAACAGGCACATTATCTGATACCACGACATCAGGACGGAAAAGGGATACCCCAGATGCATTTGAGAAGAGTATTGAGAGGAAGCTcaagagaaaaatcaagaacaGGGAATCTGCTGCCCGTTCACGAGCTAGAAAACAG GCCTATCATAACGAGCTGGTGAGCAAGATTTCACATTTAGGGGAGGAGAATATGAAGCTCAAGAAAGAGAAG gaatttgagaaGAAGTTTCCAATTGAACCATCAGCTGAACAAAAATATCAGCTTAGAAGAACAAGTTCTACTTCTTTCTGA